The following coding sequences are from one Homalodisca vitripennis isolate AUS2020 chromosome 7, UT_GWSS_2.1, whole genome shotgun sequence window:
- the LOC124366672 gene encoding uncharacterized protein LOC124366672, whose translation MLEQYSRKDNVEVSGLPVTQNVDVFDVVRDLGAAVGVDIQQQDISTAHRVPSYQRDRIPSLVVKFVRRATRNKLIEKYRQKKTAMTARDVNPALPMRRIYINEHLSPDNKVFLSKLKTKCKEIGFMYAWCRDGKFFVRKCKGERYIKIDSYKDLEKLK comes from the coding sequence atGCTGGAACAGTACTCGAGGAAGGATAACGTAGAAGTCAGCGGGCTACCTGTCACCCAAAACGTGGACGTCTTCGATGTGGTGAGGGACCTCGGAGCTGCGGTGGGTGTGGACATCCAACAGCAGGACATCTCAACAGCGCACCGTGTTCCTTCATACCAGAGAGACCGCATCCCGTCACTGGTAGTGAAGTTTGTGAGGAGAGCAACCCGGAACAAACTCATCGAAAAATACAGGCAGAAGAAAACAGCGATGACAGCCAGAGACGTCAACCCTGCTTTACCGATGCGAAGGATTTACATCAACGAACACTTGTCGCCGGATAATAAGGTATTCTTGTCaaagttgaaaacaaaatgtaaagaaataggTTTCATGTACGCATGGTGCAGGGACGGAAAGTTCTTTGTCAGAAAGTGTAAGGGTGAGAGATACATAAAAATAGACTCGTACAAAGATTTGGAAAAGCTCAAGTAA